The following are encoded in a window of Vigna unguiculata cultivar IT97K-499-35 chromosome 8, ASM411807v1, whole genome shotgun sequence genomic DNA:
- the LOC114193664 gene encoding laccase-4-like produces MESRLLAIFLVALSFSPFVQSLVRHYKFSVILKNTTKLCSTKSLVTVNGQCPGPTLYAREDDTVLVRVTNHVKYNITIHWHGIKQLRSGWSDGPAYVTQCPIQPGQSFVYNFTITGQRGTLLWHAHITWLRATMYGAIVILPKRGISYPFPKPDKEKIIILGEWWKSDVEAVLNQAESSGLPPNISDAHTINGHTGPLPGCNSRGYTLHVESGKTYLLRIINAALNDELFFKIAGHKLTVVEADASYVKPFQTDTIFMSPGQTTNVLLSADKGVGKYLIAVTPFMDAPIGFDNVTSIATLRYKTTPPYPTTTLTTIPALNATPLTTHFIDSLRSLNSKEYPARVPLTVDHSLFFAITVGLNPCDTCLTGSRLVSAINNITFLLPTTSLLEAHYYNVRGVFTDDFPAYPPIVFNYTGTQPANIQTNNGTRLYRLNFGSTVQIILQGTAMIAPENHPFHLHGYNFFVVGQGLGNFDPEKDPLAFNLVDPVERNTIGVPNGGWAAIRFRANNPGVWFLHCHLEVHTTWGLKMAFIVDNGKGPHESTFPPPNDLPKC; encoded by the exons ATGGAGTCACGCCTTCTGGCAATTTTTCTGGTGGCTCTTTCATTCTCACCATTTGTTCAATCCTTGGTGCGTCATTACAAGTTTAGT GTGATCTTGAAGAATACCACAAAGCTTTGCTCCACGAAATCATTGGTCACAGTCAATGGACAATGTCCAGGGCCAACTCTCTATGCAAGGGAAGATGATACTGTACTTGTAAGGGTCACTAACCATGTTAAGTACAATATTACAATCCACTG GCATGGAATCAAACAGCTTCGAAGTGGATGGTCTGATGGGCCAGCATATGTCACACAATGTCCGATTCAGCCAGGGCAGAGCTTTGTGTACAACTTCACCATCACAGGTCAAAGAGGCACACTTCTCTGGCATGCACACATCACTTGGTTAAGAGCCACAATGTATGGTGCCATTGTTATATTACCTAAACGAGGCATTTCTTATCCATTTCCCAAACCAGATAAAGAAAAGATAATCATTCTTG GTGAATGGTGGAAATCAGACGTTGAAGCAGTGCTGAATCAGGCTGAAAGTTCTGGTCTTCCACCCAACATATCCGATGCTCATACCATCAATGGTCATACAGGACCACTTCCTGGTTGCAATTCTAGGG GTTACACTCTACATGTCGAAAGTGGCAAGACCTATCTTCTGCGCATCATAAACGCTGCCTTGAACGATGAACTCTTCTTCAAAATTGCGGGGCACAAGCTAACAGTGGTTGAAGCAGATGCATCCTACGTTAAACCTTTTCAGACAGACACAATATTCATGAGTCCTGGCCAAACCACCAATGTTTTATTGTCCGCTGACAAAGGTGTTGGAAAGTACTTAATAGCAGTTACTCCATTCATGGATGCCCCCATAGGCTTTGACAACGTTACTTCCATTGCTACACTTCGCTACAAAACCACACCACCTTATCCCACAACAACTCTAACCACCATTCCTGCACTGAATGCAACTCCTTTAACAACTCACTTCATTGATTCCCTAAGAAGCCTTAACTCCAAAGAATACCCTGCAAGAGTTCCATTAACCGTTGACCACTCCCTTTTCTTTGCCATAACCGTTGGCCTTAACCCATGCGACACGTGTCTCACTGGGAGCAGGCTTGTGTCTGCTATTAACAATATCACCTTTTTGTTGCCGACAACATCACTTCTTGAAGCACATTACTACAACGTCAGGGGTGTTTTTACAGATGATTTCCCTGCATACCCTcctattgtttttaattatactGGTACTCAACCGGCAAATATTCAGACCAATAATGGCACAAGACTGTACAGATTGAATTTCGGTTCAACAGTTCAAATTATTCTCCAGGGCACTGCAATGATAGCTCCTGAAAATCACCCCTTTCATTTGCATGGCTACAATTTCTTTGTCGTAGGGCAGGGGCTAGGGAACTTTGACCCAGAGAAGGATCCATTAGCCTTTAATCTTGTTGACCCAGTTGAGAGAAACACAATCGGGGTACCCAATGGTGGATGGGCAGCAATCAGATTCAGGGCAAATAACCCAG GTGTTTGGTTCCTGCATTGCCATTTAGAAGTACACACCACATGGGGACTGAAGATGGCATTCATAGTAGACAACGGCAAGGGTCCCCACGAGTCCACGTTTCCACCTCCCAACGACCTTCCAAAGTGCTAA
- the LOC114193665 gene encoding transcription factor DIVARICATA-like isoform X1: MIFPRFCTNLKGMELETLYPPCFMPDSNWFVQESQSTEWSREDNKKFESALAIYDKDTPDRWFKVAAMIPGKTVFDVIKQYRELEEDVSEIEAGRVPIPGYLASSFTFELVHNHNYDGCRRRPAPVRGSDQERKKGVPWTEEEHRRFLMGLLKYGKGDWRNISRNFVVTKTPTQVASHAQKYYIRQKVSGGKDKRRPSIHDITTVNLTETAASDKIKSPLFNVSPMNSLSKVQLDWTSHCNDGSLMVFNPNSDNLFVSSSSDITSMALKMQGQDLYDCALHEAYAKVKAPGFGMAPRDFNNEAIFGIHAL, translated from the exons ATGATTTTTCCAAGATTTTGTACGAATCTAAAAG GTATGGAATTGGAAACCCTGTACCCTCCTTGTTTTATGCCAGATTCAAATTGGTTTGTGCAAGAGAGCCAGAGCACAGAATGGAGCAGGGAAGATAACAAGAAGTTTGAAAGTGCCCTTGCTATATATGACAAGGACACCCCAGATAGATGGTTCAAGGTTGCAGCCATGATCCCTGGGAAGACCGTGTTCGATGTGATCAAGCAGTATAGGGAATTGGAAGAAGATGTGAGTGAAATTGAAGCAGGGCGTGTTCCAATTCCTGGTTATCTTGCCTCTTCTTTCACCTTTGAGCTTGTTCACAACCACAACTATGATGGTTGCAGAAGAAGGCCTGCACCTGTCAGAGGTTCTGAtcaagagagaaagaaaggggTTCCCTGGACTGAAGAAGAACACAG ACGTTTTCTGATGGGACTTCTGAAGTATGGTAAAGGGGATTGGAGAAACATTTCTCGCAATTTTGTGGTGACAAAAACTCCCACCCAAGTTGCTAGCCATGCACAGAAGTACTACATAAGGCAAAAGGTTTCTGGAGGAAAAGATAAAAGGAGACCAAGCATCCATGACATAACCACTGTTAATCTTACAGAAACTGCTGCATCAGATAAGATCAAGTCTCCGTTATTTAACGTGTCGCCCATGAATAGTTTGTCAAAAGTCCAGTTGGACTGGACTAGCCACTGCAATGATGGATCACTCATGGTTTTCAACCCAAACAGTGACAACTTGTTTGTGTCGTCTTCGTCTGATATCACTTCCATGGCCCTGAAAATGCAGGGACAGGATCTCTATGACTGTGCTTTGCATGAGGCTTATGCCAAGGTAAAAGCCCCAGGTTTCGGCATGGCTCCCAGAGACTTCAATAATGAAGCTATTTTCGGTATTCACGCACTGTAG
- the LOC114193665 gene encoding transcription factor DIVARICATA-like isoform X2, with protein sequence MIFPRFCTNLKDSNWFVQESQSTEWSREDNKKFESALAIYDKDTPDRWFKVAAMIPGKTVFDVIKQYRELEEDVSEIEAGRVPIPGYLASSFTFELVHNHNYDGCRRRPAPVRGSDQERKKGVPWTEEEHRRFLMGLLKYGKGDWRNISRNFVVTKTPTQVASHAQKYYIRQKVSGGKDKRRPSIHDITTVNLTETAASDKIKSPLFNVSPMNSLSKVQLDWTSHCNDGSLMVFNPNSDNLFVSSSSDITSMALKMQGQDLYDCALHEAYAKVKAPGFGMAPRDFNNEAIFGIHAL encoded by the exons ATGATTTTTCCAAGATTTTGTACGAATCTAAAAG ATTCAAATTGGTTTGTGCAAGAGAGCCAGAGCACAGAATGGAGCAGGGAAGATAACAAGAAGTTTGAAAGTGCCCTTGCTATATATGACAAGGACACCCCAGATAGATGGTTCAAGGTTGCAGCCATGATCCCTGGGAAGACCGTGTTCGATGTGATCAAGCAGTATAGGGAATTGGAAGAAGATGTGAGTGAAATTGAAGCAGGGCGTGTTCCAATTCCTGGTTATCTTGCCTCTTCTTTCACCTTTGAGCTTGTTCACAACCACAACTATGATGGTTGCAGAAGAAGGCCTGCACCTGTCAGAGGTTCTGAtcaagagagaaagaaaggggTTCCCTGGACTGAAGAAGAACACAG ACGTTTTCTGATGGGACTTCTGAAGTATGGTAAAGGGGATTGGAGAAACATTTCTCGCAATTTTGTGGTGACAAAAACTCCCACCCAAGTTGCTAGCCATGCACAGAAGTACTACATAAGGCAAAAGGTTTCTGGAGGAAAAGATAAAAGGAGACCAAGCATCCATGACATAACCACTGTTAATCTTACAGAAACTGCTGCATCAGATAAGATCAAGTCTCCGTTATTTAACGTGTCGCCCATGAATAGTTTGTCAAAAGTCCAGTTGGACTGGACTAGCCACTGCAATGATGGATCACTCATGGTTTTCAACCCAAACAGTGACAACTTGTTTGTGTCGTCTTCGTCTGATATCACTTCCATGGCCCTGAAAATGCAGGGACAGGATCTCTATGACTGTGCTTTGCATGAGGCTTATGCCAAGGTAAAAGCCCCAGGTTTCGGCATGGCTCCCAGAGACTTCAATAATGAAGCTATTTTCGGTATTCACGCACTGTAG